The proteins below come from a single Drosophila suzukii chromosome X, CBGP_Dsuzu_IsoJpt1.0, whole genome shotgun sequence genomic window:
- the LOC108005455 gene encoding chaperone protein DnaJ, which produces MEEDHYMILGVDQKATEEVITKAYRRMALIYHPDKNHHPRTVEYFKKIRAAYEVLSDRTLRADYDRSLRCTSSNPRPAGTHPNYQSQQTNQLETPDLVPTLCAVGGVLVGLFMGFSAFKMFNSSNNN; this is translated from the coding sequence ATGGAGGAAGACCACTATATGATTCTGGGAGTGGACCAAAAGGCCACCGAGGAGGTGATCACGAAGGCGTACAGGCGGATGGCACTCATATATCATCCGGATAAGAACCATCACCCCCGAACGGTGGAATACTTCAAGAAGATCAGGGCCGCATACGAAGTCCTCTCAGATAGGACATTGAGGGCCGACTACGATCGCAGTTTGAGATGCACATCGTCGAATCCGAGGCCTGCGGGCACCCATCCAAATTACCAGAGTCAGCAGACCAATCAGTTGGAAACCCCCGACTTAGTTCCCACACTATGTGCCGTTGGCGGTGTATTGGTGGGTCTCTTTATGGGATTCAGCGCTTTCAAGATGTTCAACTCGTCCAACAACAACTAA